In a single window of the Caulobacter soli genome:
- a CDS encoding phage tail protein, which translates to MHRVDTEDSVGGMFQPGDPASGLGPTLLGHDWFNDIQENVARVIEGAGIALVKGGYDQLKTAINTLIATAKAAAIATAAGDATTKAGAAQTAAVATASGDATTKANNALAAAKAYAWSPGDMKMRAANVAEGGWYLCDGSAVSRTGDAALFAVIGTTWGAGDGVSTFNLPDLRGEHPRGADNGRGAVPDHPGHTVGTYLADQNQAHTHTLAQIGTAGSNNQPTGPATNFGQANTGSSGGAEARGRSAGVLFVIKR; encoded by the coding sequence ATGCACCGCGTAGACACTGAAGACTCGGTCGGGGGGATGTTCCAGCCGGGCGACCCGGCCTCTGGTCTTGGGCCGACCCTGCTGGGCCATGACTGGTTCAACGACATCCAGGAGAACGTCGCGCGCGTCATCGAGGGCGCGGGTATCGCCCTGGTGAAGGGCGGCTACGACCAGCTCAAGACCGCGATCAACACCCTGATCGCCACGGCCAAGGCCGCCGCGATCGCCACGGCGGCTGGCGACGCCACCACCAAGGCTGGCGCCGCTCAGACCGCAGCGGTCGCCACAGCGTCCGGTGACGCCACCACCAAGGCCAACAATGCCCTGGCCGCCGCCAAGGCCTACGCTTGGAGCCCCGGCGACATGAAGATGCGCGCCGCCAACGTGGCTGAAGGCGGCTGGTACCTGTGCGACGGCAGCGCGGTCTCTAGGACGGGCGACGCGGCCCTGTTCGCGGTGATCGGCACGACCTGGGGGGCTGGCGACGGCGTCAGCACCTTCAACCTGCCCGACCTGCGGGGCGAACACCCGCGCGGCGCTGACAACGGTCGTGGCGCTGTTCCGGATCACCCTGGCCACACCGTCGGCACCTATCTCGCCGACCAGAACCAGGCGCACACCCACACCCTCGCCCAGATCGGCACGGCCGGTTCCAACAATCAGCCGACCGGGCCCGCCACCAACTTCGGTCAAGCCAACACGGGGAGCAGCGGCGGCGCGGAAGCCCGTGGCCGCAGCGCCGGCGTGCTGTTCGTCATCAAGAGATAG
- a CDS encoding YmfQ family protein has protein sequence MRSAASYLTQLQALLPLGAAWNRSPDSVMTAALGAFAEELARIDQRAADLVEEADPRTATELLTEWERLVGLPDGCTPIAATIEERRLAVYQRLAGLGGQNAAYFVALAERLGYAAEVRECFPAMIGDHIGDRLFGEAWAWVWILRTSPALGDDPLGLQCVVRRLKPAHTVVMFGEIGDDAF, from the coding sequence ATGCGCAGCGCCGCCTCATACCTGACCCAGCTGCAGGCCCTGCTGCCGCTCGGCGCGGCCTGGAACCGCAGCCCCGACTCGGTGATGACCGCCGCCCTGGGCGCGTTCGCCGAGGAACTGGCGCGCATCGACCAGCGGGCGGCCGACCTGGTCGAGGAAGCCGACCCGCGCACCGCGACCGAGTTGCTGACGGAGTGGGAACGCCTGGTCGGCTTGCCCGACGGCTGCACGCCGATCGCCGCCACGATCGAGGAACGCCGCCTGGCCGTCTATCAGCGGCTGGCCGGGCTGGGCGGCCAGAACGCGGCCTATTTCGTGGCCCTGGCCGAGCGCCTGGGCTACGCGGCCGAAGTCCGCGAGTGCTTCCCCGCGATGATCGGCGACCACATCGGCGACCGCCTGTTCGGCGAGGCCTGGGCCTGGGTCTGGATCCTGCGCACCTCGCCCGCCCTCGGAGACGACCCCCTAGGCCTGCAGTGCGTCGTGCGGCGGCTCAAGCCTGCCCACACCGTCGTGATGTTCGGGGAGATCGGCGATGACGCCTTTTAG
- a CDS encoding baseplate J/gp47 family protein produces MAFNRPTLTELRARIQADINGRLPGADSALRRSVVNVLATVLAGAAHGLYGVLAFLARQLMPDEAESAYLRRWASIWGVVAKEGAPAAGTMQVTGANGSPIEAGTPLQRGDELQYATTADAVIAGGVATLSIEAQTPGVIGNADAGARLTFVSPVAGVAAEGVVLAPGLSGGTEEESDEALLARLLERIRRPPQGGSADDYVRWATEVPGVTRAWAYSGWTGPGRVGVTFVMDARDNIIPLADDVAAVTAHIDPLRPVAGMLVVFAPTGVPLNLTISLPGGSADVKAAIIAEVQDFLRRRAEPDGVIEISGLREAVFTGAGDAAHTLTVPTANIAYGPGELAVMGVVTWTT; encoded by the coding sequence ATGGCGTTCAACCGTCCCACCCTGACCGAGCTGAGGGCTCGCATCCAGGCCGACATCAATGGCCGCCTGCCCGGGGCCGACAGCGCCCTGCGGCGCTCGGTGGTCAACGTGCTGGCCACGGTGCTGGCCGGCGCGGCGCATGGCCTCTACGGCGTGCTGGCGTTCCTGGCCCGGCAGCTGATGCCCGACGAGGCCGAGAGCGCCTATCTGCGGCGCTGGGCGTCGATCTGGGGCGTGGTCGCCAAGGAAGGCGCGCCGGCCGCCGGCACGATGCAGGTGACCGGGGCCAACGGCTCGCCGATCGAGGCCGGCACCCCGCTGCAACGGGGCGACGAGCTGCAATACGCGACCACGGCCGACGCGGTCATCGCCGGCGGGGTGGCCACCCTGTCGATCGAGGCCCAGACGCCGGGGGTGATCGGCAACGCCGACGCCGGCGCGCGCCTGACGTTCGTCTCGCCCGTCGCGGGCGTGGCGGCCGAGGGCGTGGTGCTGGCGCCCGGGTTGAGCGGCGGCACCGAGGAAGAGAGCGACGAGGCGCTGCTGGCCCGCCTGCTGGAGCGCATCCGCCGGCCGCCCCAGGGCGGCAGCGCCGACGACTATGTGCGCTGGGCCACGGAAGTGCCGGGGGTGACGCGGGCCTGGGCCTATTCCGGATGGACCGGGCCCGGCCGAGTGGGCGTCACCTTCGTCATGGACGCCCGCGACAACATCATCCCGCTGGCCGACGACGTGGCCGCCGTGACGGCGCATATCGATCCGCTGCGTCCCGTCGCCGGCATGCTGGTGGTGTTCGCCCCGACCGGCGTTCCGCTGAACCTGACGATCAGCCTGCCCGGCGGCTCGGCCGACGTGAAGGCCGCGATCATCGCCGAGGTCCAGGACTTCCTGCGCCGGCGGGCCGAGCCCGACGGCGTGATCGAGATCTCCGGCCTGCGCGAGGCGGTGTTCACCGGAGCCGGCGACGCGGCCCACACCCTGACCGTGCCCACCGCCAACATCGCCTACGGCCCCGGCGAGTTGGCCGTGATGGGCGTGGTGACCTGGACCACCTGA
- a CDS encoding phage GP46 family protein produces the protein MSDLALTWDVDACLGDLSLDGADLRSEEGLRTAIIISLFTDRRAQPDDVLPQDGADPRGWWGDSLADIPGDQLGSRLWLLAREKQLPSVVARARQYAQEALAWLVEDGVATSIEVLAEVSAPGVLGLQVSITRPTGPARQKFDFVWKAP, from the coding sequence ATGAGCGACCTGGCCCTGACCTGGGACGTCGACGCCTGCCTGGGCGACCTGTCGTTGGACGGCGCGGATCTGCGCAGCGAGGAAGGCCTGCGCACGGCCATCATCATCTCGCTGTTCACCGATCGCCGCGCGCAACCCGACGACGTGCTGCCCCAGGACGGCGCGGATCCGCGCGGCTGGTGGGGCGACAGCCTGGCCGACATTCCCGGCGACCAGCTGGGCTCGCGGCTGTGGCTGCTGGCTCGCGAAAAGCAACTGCCCTCGGTCGTCGCCCGGGCCCGGCAGTACGCCCAGGAGGCCCTGGCCTGGCTGGTCGAGGACGGGGTGGCCACCAGCATCGAGGTGCTTGCCGAGGTCAGCGCGCCCGGCGTGCTGGGCCTGCAGGTCTCGATCACCCGACCGACGGGCCCGGCCCGTCAGAAGTTCGACTTTGTCTGGAAGGCCCCCTGA
- a CDS encoding phage baseplate assembly protein V: protein MMNQFRKALAPTARAVGMMVARVLVRLVDDSPGVQQLQVDGLADETLDGIERFQNYGFTSRPKPGAEGIMVAVAGTRSQGVVIVVDDRRYRLRELAEGEVAMQDDLGQVVHFKRDGISIESPFKVEITAPSVKVTADHVVVDSADVQLGGAGGKAVALHGDSVVANKVVSSSTKVKAA, encoded by the coding sequence ATGATGAACCAGTTCCGCAAAGCTCTGGCGCCGACGGCCCGCGCCGTGGGCATGATGGTGGCCCGGGTGCTGGTGCGCCTGGTCGACGACAGCCCCGGCGTGCAGCAGCTGCAGGTCGACGGCCTGGCCGACGAGACCCTGGACGGGATCGAGCGCTTCCAGAACTACGGGTTCACCAGCCGACCCAAGCCGGGCGCCGAGGGCATCATGGTCGCCGTCGCCGGCACCCGCTCCCAGGGCGTGGTGATCGTGGTCGACGACAGGCGCTATCGCCTGCGGGAGCTGGCCGAGGGCGAGGTCGCCATGCAGGACGATCTGGGCCAGGTCGTGCATTTCAAGCGCGACGGGATCTCGATCGAGAGCCCGTTCAAGGTCGAGATCACCGCGCCCTCGGTGAAGGTGACGGCCGACCATGTCGTGGTCGACAGCGCCGACGTCCAGCTGGGCGGCGCGGGCGGTAAGGCCGTCGCCCTGCACGGCGATTCCGTTGTCGCCAACAAGGTGGTGTCCAGCTCGACCAAGGTGAAGGCGGCATGA
- a CDS encoding phage baseplate assembly protein produces MADVVSLKIAGKSYEGWTSVSIDTGLDAMAGAFTIGLTERWPGQPDKWVINPGEACEVFIGGDKVMTAWIDRADYELEDKRHGVSIAGREKTGDLVDCAAIHAPSSWKNSKLEAIAAALAKPFGVKVSAKVSTGAAFSFALQQGETVFEAIDRMSRQRGVLGLTTVDGNLELTRPGQVKAGYILAEGVNIERIRFTNDVKDRFSQYILKGQAGGGDFLLGTTAHQPKAQAADPGVTRYRPTVIINHDASSAGTLADQAKWEATVRAARAQQVTVTVTGWRDPNGKPYVKDRLVPVDAPTVGVVGELLISAVKFTDGPNGQRTDLTLTRKEAFSLIALPAKKGKGKGVDPLINLQ; encoded by the coding sequence ATGGCTGACGTGGTTTCGCTGAAGATCGCCGGCAAGAGCTATGAGGGCTGGACCAGCGTGTCGATCGACACCGGCCTGGACGCCATGGCCGGGGCGTTCACGATCGGCCTGACCGAGCGCTGGCCCGGCCAGCCGGACAAGTGGGTGATCAACCCGGGCGAGGCCTGCGAGGTGTTCATCGGCGGCGACAAGGTGATGACCGCCTGGATCGATCGCGCCGACTATGAGCTGGAGGACAAGCGCCACGGCGTGTCGATCGCCGGCCGGGAAAAGACCGGCGACCTGGTCGACTGCGCCGCCATCCACGCGCCCAGTTCGTGGAAGAACAGCAAGCTGGAGGCGATCGCCGCCGCCCTGGCCAAGCCGTTCGGCGTCAAGGTCAGCGCCAAGGTGTCGACGGGCGCGGCCTTCAGCTTCGCCCTGCAGCAGGGCGAGACGGTGTTCGAGGCCATCGACCGCATGAGCCGCCAGCGCGGCGTGCTGGGCCTGACCACGGTGGACGGGAACCTGGAGCTGACCCGGCCGGGCCAGGTGAAGGCCGGCTACATCCTGGCCGAGGGCGTCAATATCGAGCGGATCCGCTTCACCAACGACGTCAAGGACCGGTTCAGCCAGTACATCCTGAAGGGCCAGGCCGGCGGCGGCGACTTCCTGCTGGGCACGACGGCCCACCAGCCCAAGGCCCAGGCGGCCGACCCGGGGGTGACGCGCTATCGCCCCACGGTGATCATCAACCACGACGCCAGCTCGGCCGGCACGCTGGCCGACCAGGCCAAGTGGGAGGCGACGGTTCGGGCGGCCAGGGCCCAGCAGGTGACCGTGACGGTGACCGGGTGGCGGGACCCGAACGGCAAGCCCTACGTGAAGGACCGACTGGTGCCGGTCGACGCGCCGACGGTCGGCGTGGTCGGCGAGCTGCTGATCAGCGCCGTGAAGTTCACCGACGGGCCCAATGGCCAGCGCACCGACCTGACCCTGACCCGCAAGGAGGCGTTCAGCCTGATCGCCCTGCCGGCCAAGAAGGGCAAGGGCAAGGGGGTCGACCCCTTGATCAACCTCCAATGA
- a CDS encoding DNA circularization protein → MATWQDTFTEGSFRGAAFLIQDDDHQFGRRVELHEYPLRALPWPEDLGREARRWTVDCYVLGDDYMTARDALIVACETEGPGTLVHPYFGVRVVAFLGGRCRQSAREGGLAVFSLEFVEAGEHAAPAVSIDTQGAALVAVDGFEEELVTGMPDQFDIEGQPTFVVSAATDLIGQAASAARDAAGVLSGAGEALYAVRHKVDAIRAGALALARAPGELAGQFIDLVRSIKALADTPAAALAALRPLMSFGSTVSAVLGTTTARVRQRANQDSLVRLVQGAAAAQAVAAASQLQPASYQDAVSVRDDLAGRIDVMAEQAADAGDDEAFIALTDLRAAVIRDLTARGGSLARLFDYTPPATAPALVLSWRLYGDALRDQEIVDRNRVEHPGFVPGGVALEVLTPEVGNG, encoded by the coding sequence ATGGCGACCTGGCAGGACACCTTCACCGAGGGCAGCTTTCGCGGCGCGGCCTTCCTGATCCAGGACGACGACCACCAGTTCGGTCGCCGGGTGGAGCTGCACGAGTATCCGCTGCGCGCCTTGCCGTGGCCGGAAGACCTGGGCCGCGAGGCCCGGCGCTGGACCGTGGACTGCTACGTCCTGGGCGACGACTACATGACCGCCCGCGACGCCCTGATCGTGGCCTGCGAGACCGAGGGCCCCGGCACGCTGGTGCATCCTTATTTCGGGGTGCGGGTCGTGGCGTTCCTGGGCGGCCGGTGCCGGCAGAGCGCCCGGGAAGGCGGGCTGGCGGTGTTCAGCCTGGAGTTCGTCGAGGCCGGCGAGCACGCCGCACCCGCCGTGTCGATCGACACCCAGGGCGCGGCGCTGGTGGCGGTGGACGGGTTCGAGGAGGAGCTGGTCACCGGCATGCCGGACCAGTTCGACATCGAGGGCCAGCCGACCTTCGTGGTCAGCGCGGCCACCGACCTGATCGGCCAGGCCGCCAGCGCCGCGCGCGACGCGGCCGGGGTGCTGAGCGGGGCGGGCGAGGCCCTGTACGCCGTGCGCCACAAGGTCGACGCCATTCGCGCCGGCGCCCTGGCCCTGGCCCGCGCCCCGGGCGAGCTGGCCGGCCAGTTCATCGACCTGGTGCGCTCGATCAAGGCCCTGGCCGACACACCGGCGGCGGCCCTGGCGGCGCTGCGCCCGCTGATGAGCTTCGGATCGACCGTCTCCGCCGTGCTGGGCACGACCACGGCCCGCGTGCGCCAGCGCGCCAACCAGGACAGCCTGGTGCGCCTGGTCCAGGGCGCGGCCGCCGCGCAGGCCGTGGCCGCCGCCAGCCAGCTGCAGCCGGCGTCGTACCAGGACGCGGTCAGCGTTCGCGACGACCTGGCCGGGCGGATCGACGTGATGGCCGAGCAGGCGGCCGACGCCGGCGACGACGAGGCGTTCATCGCCCTGACCGACCTGCGGGCCGCCGTGATCCGCGACCTGACCGCGCGCGGCGGCTCGCTGGCCCGGCTGTTCGACTACACCCCGCCCGCGACCGCGCCGGCGCTGGTGCTGTCGTGGCGGCTGTACGGCGACGCGCTGCGCGACCAGGAGATCGTCGACCGCAACCGAGTCGAACACCCCGGCTTCGTGCCCGGCGGCGTGGCCCTGGAAGTGCTGACCCCGGAGGTCGGCAATGGCTGA